The genomic interval TTTTCATCTGCGACCGGGATGAGCTCCGTACCCAGGCACTCAGGGCCTTTCAGAATGTTTTCGGCTCAAATGCCGCTGAGGTATACCGGAAGCCAGATGGCAGCAATAATGCCAAAAATGCCCGCATCCATATTGCCACATACCAGACTCTCGGAGTGGATACTGAGGATGGCGATGCGAATTTCCTGACCACATATTACCCTGAGAATTATTTCACCCATATCATTATCGACGAGTGCCACCGCTCCGCCTGGGGTAAATGGTCACAGGTGCTCACCCGCAATGCCAAAGCCATGCAGGTAGGTCTTACTGCCACGCCGCGCGAGCTTAAAACCACCGAAAAGACCAGGGAGTCGGAAGCGGACGCCGCGATTACAGCCAATAACATCGCCTACTTTGGCGAACCGGTCTACGAATACGGTATGGCCCAGGCTATTGAGGACGGCTATCTGGCTGCCTGCGAAATCCAAAAAGGCCGGGTCAATCTCGATGATACGGGCCTTACCATAGATGATGTCATGGCCCGCAATCCAAAGGATGCCATCACCGGCCGTTTGATGGTGCGCGAAGAGCTTGCAGCATTCTACGCTAAAACGGATTATGAGCTTCGCATTGTCCTCCCGGATCGCGTCCTGGCCATGTGCCAGGATTTGTTCAACTACTTTCTCGCAGGCGAAGGGCCTGAACAGAAGACCATCATCTTCTGTGCCCGCGATTATCATGCCGACAGTGTGGCGGTGCAGATGAACAACCTCTATGCCCAGTGGTGCCAGGCGAATGGCAGGGAGCGCCTTGAACCTTACGCATTCAAGTGCACCGCAGCCGCGAGCGGCAACGATCAATTGCCGGACCTGCGCGGCTCATCCCGCAGCCATTTTATCGCCACAACCGTTGACCTTTTGACTACAGGCGTTGATGTGCCCTGCGTGCGGAATATCGTCTTCTTCAAATACCTGAAGTCGCCGATCAGCTTCTACCAGATGGTCGGTCGCGGCACGCGCATCGACCTGCCAACGGGCAAGCTCATGTTTCATGTGTATGACTATACCGATGCAACACGGCTTTTCGGCGAGGATTTTATCGTCAAGCCTCCAAAGAATACTCCGGAAGGCAGCGGCCCGGAGCCGTCTGATCCACTGTTGATAGTAAAGCCTATTATCAGGGTGGAAGGTTTCACTGTACATGTTATGGAAGCGGGCCGCTCCATCGTCACGGACGTGGACGGAAAGGCAATGCCCGTGACCGTGGAGGAATATAAGGCCAGATTAGCGGCCAAACTCATGGAACAGGCCCATACACTCGATGAATTCCGTAACCTCTGGGTCAGTCCACCTTCACGCAGGGAGATGCTCGATACGCTGGTAAGAGCCGGGTATTCCCCAATCGTCATCCGGATGGTGGACGACAAGGACGAATATGACCTGTATGACGTACTGGCTGAACTCGGCTGGGGTTTAAACCCGCGCACCCGGCAGGACCGCGCATTCGCCTTTATCTACAAGCATGAAGATTGGCTGAACACGCTTCCCAAACAGGCCGCAGCAACAATCCGTGCCATTGCCAGCCAGTTCGAACGCGGGGGCACGGAAGGACTGGAGAATCCACACATATTTCAGACCCCGGAGGTTAAAGCAGCCGGTGGACTTGCAGCCCTGAAAGCAATGGGAAAACCCGCTGATCTTTTGCGCGAAACCAAGATGAGGATGTTTGCGGCATAGGACATAGGGCATAGGAGAAAAAAGCATGGTTTCGATGAGTGAGATCAGAAAACTGGCCGATCGTATTGCCCAGGAGTTCCATCCAGAGAAAATCATCCTGTTTGGTTCCTACGCTGAGGGCAATCCTACGGATGATTCCGACGTGGACCTGTTTGTTATCCTTCCCTGCCAGGGCAAGCCCTGGGAGATGGCGGCTGCTGTGCGCAGCCGTATCCGCCCGGCATTTCCCGTTGACCTGATTGTACGATCTCCCCAGGGACTACGGGAGCGACTGGAAATGGGGGATGTTTTTTTTCAATATATCCTGAAAAATGGGAAATTATTGTATGAAAGCCATAAGCAGTGAATGGGTACGCAAAGCCGAGGGGGACTTTCTCACGGCACAAAGGGAAATGAAGGCTAGCCCGGCAAATTATGATGCTGTATGTTTCCATGCGCAGCAGTGCGCTGAAAAATACATCAAGGCCAGGCTGGTGGAAGCAGGAATAGAGTTTCCCAAAACCCATGATCTCAGCGCCTTGTTGAATCGTATCCTGCCGATTGAACCTGGTTGGGAAGTCTTGCGGGAAAGTCTTGACCGGCTGTCTGCCCTGGGTGTTGAAGTGCGCTATCCCGGCCTCTTTGTGGATGCCCACGACGCCTCCGAAGCCCTGCGGACTGCTGAAAACGTCCGCAGCCTTGGCCGGTCCAGTTTGGGGGTGGAAGAGTGAGAGGGGGAATGATAAGCGGACATACGGGAAGATGGCCGGGTGATGGTGCGGTGCCGGAGGGCAGGAGGAAGGGACCCCTGGGACTTGCTTTGAGAGAGCAAGGGGAAGATGAGGATGTTTATGAAATGAACAAGGAATTTGACAAACTTCCCAGATGGAAGCCGATGCCATTTTCGAAAGTTGCGCAAAGGATTAATCATGGGATCAGAACACTCAAGTCCCAAGAATACAGGCAAAGTGGGAAATACCCAATTGTTGACCAGGGACAGAAACTAGTCATTGGATACGCAGATGATGAAAAATCAGTATTTACTGGCCCATTTCCCGTAATTGTTTTTGGTGATCATACAAAGATAGTGAAATACATAGATTTCCCTTTTTCAATAGGTGCAGATGGGGTTG from bacterium carries:
- a CDS encoding DEAD/DEAH box helicase family protein — encoded protein: MCIEDDRCPLSEADTRAKLIDPVIHKRGWTEDLIRREETAGSIEIIGGKARRRSRGKADYVLRIKVNPNTQPVAVALIEAKRNNLPPGHGLDQARGYAECKRLNVPFVFSSNGYQYIVFDRFTGLTSGPRPMGEFPTPAEIRARYEQAMGFSLDDPAAKPLLTPYAGGEATRRYYQDAAIRAVLEKNIQCELHNKPKRALLFLATGAGKTFIAVNLLKRIADAGQLKQALFICDRDELRTQALRAFQNVFGSNAAEVYRKPDGSNNAKNARIHIATYQTLGVDTEDGDANFLTTYYPENYFTHIIIDECHRSAWGKWSQVLTRNAKAMQVGLTATPRELKTTEKTRESEADAAITANNIAYFGEPVYEYGMAQAIEDGYLAACEIQKGRVNLDDTGLTIDDVMARNPKDAITGRLMVREELAAFYAKTDYELRIVLPDRVLAMCQDLFNYFLAGEGPEQKTIIFCARDYHADSVAVQMNNLYAQWCQANGRERLEPYAFKCTAAASGNDQLPDLRGSSRSHFIATTVDLLTTGVDVPCVRNIVFFKYLKSPISFYQMVGRGTRIDLPTGKLMFHVYDYTDATRLFGEDFIVKPPKNTPEGSGPEPSDPLLIVKPIIRVEGFTVHVMEAGRSIVTDVDGKAMPVTVEEYKARLAAKLMEQAHTLDEFRNLWVSPPSRREMLDTLVRAGYSPIVIRMVDDKDEYDLYDVLAELGWGLNPRTRQDRAFAFIYKHEDWLNTLPKQAAATIRAIASQFERGGTEGLENPHIFQTPEVKAAGGLAALKAMGKPADLLRETKMRMFAA
- a CDS encoding nucleotidyltransferase domain-containing protein, which produces MVSMSEIRKLADRIAQEFHPEKIILFGSYAEGNPTDDSDVDLFVILPCQGKPWEMAAAVRSRIRPAFPVDLIVRSPQGLRERLEMGDVFFQYILKNGKLLYESHKQ
- a CDS encoding HEPN domain-containing protein; translation: MKAISSEWVRKAEGDFLTAQREMKASPANYDAVCFHAQQCAEKYIKARLVEAGIEFPKTHDLSALLNRILPIEPGWEVLRESLDRLSALGVEVRYPGLFVDAHDASEALRTAENVRSLGRSSLGVEE